The following nucleotide sequence is from Salvia splendens isolate huo1 chromosome 2, SspV2, whole genome shotgun sequence.
ATCCGCATGGCTCGGGACGGCGATTCGCAAGTGCACGCCCTTCCAATGTTTGGGCTTCAATCTACCATTGGCCAAGCTGTTTTGGATAAACATCTGTACCTGCCAAACTACATTATAGGCCTTAAATTGGACCGATTGGTGTCGACTCCTATTTCGTTCCACCCAGAGGAACTAAAAGACAAGGTACGGCATGGCCAGGGATAGATGCATCTTACCCGGCTGTTGGGTTCGGCGAGACCATACCTCAATTCTCTCCGGGATGGTGTCATTGAATCGGAGGGGGGGGGGCGCCTCCGTGAACCAAGAGTCAAATTCTCTCCAAACTTTTATAGCTCCCTCGCCTTGAATGAATAGGTGTTGTAGGGACTCGATGGATGGTCTAACGAGACAACATTGGCATTTGGAAGCCAACTCCATTCTCCGCCATTGGAGTTTAGTATCCACCGGTATACGATTGGAAAGGAGTCTCCAAATAAAGATAGATATGGATGAAGTTAAGCCCGCCTTCCACACATCGGCTAAGCCATGGATGATCGGCCCTCGGCACCTAGTAGTTTCCCACGTTGTCGCAAGTGAGAAATCTCCCGAACTAGAGAGTTTCCATCTCGGAATGTCCGGCCTCCCGGGGTTGATTGGCATGGCAAGGATTGTTGAGATGATCCATCGCGGCAGACCAGCTTGCTCATGTAAGACTTGTAGTTTCGGCTCATCCCATGCTCCATCTTTGATAAAGTCCGCCACAAGGGTGCGGGGGTCTCCCCTATCATCCAAGCAAGCATCCCTGATAACCGTGTTATTAAGCCatatgtcatcccaaaagtagataTTTCCGAGCCCCACCAGCCACCGAACATGTGGTTGAGCTTGGCCCCGGACCCTCAATAGTCTTCTCCACGTGGGGCTATTTCTGCTCTTAGGTCTTGCAGCAAGGGAGGAGGTCTTATTACAATATTTATCCATCATATACTTGGCCCacagggagttttgctcccgaaatctCCACCACATCTTGAGGTTGAACGTGCGTAACACTTCCTTAAACTTCCGAACACCGAGTCCTCCCTTAGAAGTAGGTCGGCATATTTGGTCCCAACCGATCCAGTGTGTCTTTTTCTTCTCGGAGGTAGAGCCCCAAAAGAATCgagccatttgttgatcaaatTGCTTCAGAGCCTCGGCCGTTGGTTCAATAGCCTGGAAGATGTGGATCGGCACAGCCTCAAGGGTACTCTTGATGAGCGTTAGACGTCCCCCAAAAGATAGATGTCTGTGGGCCCATCCTGAGACCCTAGCGGCGATCTTTTCCCGGAGGAACATGAACATATCTGAACGTTTTACACCACGATAGAGAGGAACTCCCATGTAAAGGAAAGGGAAGGTACCTCGGGAGAAGCCTCCTTTACTCTGTATTGCATTCGCCCAACCTTCATGTTTCTCGGCAATATAAAAGTTGCTCTTGCCAAGATTAATTTGCTGCCCCCGAAACTTCAGCGTAGTGGTCAAGACAAGCTCTAAGTCTCCACAATGGGGTCGCGGCCGCTTGCGTGAAAATGATGATGTCGTCGGCATACgcaaggtggctgatctccatgcatcccCGAGTCGCCTTGAAAGTCATTCCCTTTTGCCCCAAAATAAGCTTATCAAGGGCTCTCGAGAGGTAATCCGCCGGTATCACTAACAGGGCTGGGGAGATGGGGTCTCCTTGACGCAGTCCCCGCGAGGATTTGAAGAAGCCCGCCAGTGCACCATTTACTAGAACGGAGAACTAACATGTGCTAATGCATCTTTCAATCAGCAAAATCCAAGCATCCGGGAATCCCATCTTACTAAGGACTTTAAGTAAGAATGGCCACTGGACCCGATCGTAAgccttagccatatcaatcttaATCGCAACATTTGGGGCTGGGGAGCATCTGGCTAACTCGTGGAACATTTCTTGCGCCAAAAGCACATTGTCGTTTAGGAGCCTTCCTTTCACGAAGCCACTTTGGTTGGGGGCGATAACCTGCGGCAAAAACGGCGTTAGCCTTTTAACAAGCATCTTTGTGATTACCTTATTGATAacgttgcaaaggctgatgGGCCGGTAGTCCCCCCAAGTCCTAGGGGCTGACTTCTTAGGAATTAACACGATGCTCGTAGCAGTGATGCTTCGAGGAAGGAAAGCCCCGAGAAAGAATTGGTCGATGGCTCCCTCCACATCCGGCCCCACGGTCTCCCAGCAAGCTTGAAAGAAGGTAGCCGTGAAGCCGTCCGGCCCCAGCGCACTGTTTCTAGAAATATCAAAGACGGCTCCTTTAATTTCTTCCGAAACTGGAGTCTTGGAGAGGTCTTCCAGTTGATCCGAGGGGGGCAGGTGATGTAGGAGGTCAAGGTCCGGGACGGCAAGATCCGGGCATTCAGGCGCAAGAAGGCCTTGGAAGAAGTTGGCTGCCGAGTTCCTAATCTCCGTTTCATCCGTAAGCTCTTGTCCATTCTCTTCAATCCTATGGATTCTCAACCTGGTCCTTTTTTGTTTGACCCAGCTTTGGAAGAACCTGGTGTTGTTATCACCTTccgcaagccacctcaaagTCGCCTTTTgacgccaaaaatcttcctccattttaAGCGATAGGATGTAGTTAGCAATGAGCTTGTTCATCTCCGTTCTGTTACTCGGTGTTGGCTCCTCTTCAAATTTGGCTTTGGCCACGACAATGCTTTCCTCGAGATTTCTGAGGTTAATATGAACATTCCCAAACACCTCCTTGTTCCACACTTTGAGGGCCTTTTTGAGCCTTGAAAGTTTGATTTGAAGATTTAGTAGCCCGTCCGCCTCGGTAGGGTGCGCCCAATTTTCACGTACAAAACCAGCAAACCCCTCGTGCCTTAGCCACATATTTTGGAATCGGAAGGCCCTCCCCCCCCGTTGGGGAATTCATCAGCTTACATCGAGCTAGGACCGGCCCATGGTCGGAGGAGACCCGAGGGAGGTTGGTCACTCTTGTTCCCTCGAACTCTAGGGCCCTTGCTTCGTTCACCATCACCCTATCCAGCCTTTCGAATAGCCCATTTTTGGCCCAAGTGAATTACGAGCCATCATAGCCCGGGTCAAGGAGTCGACACTCCTCAATAGCTTCCGCAAAAACAATCATCTCCGCTAGGCGGTTTGTATTACTTCCAACTCTTTCCCGGGGAGAGAGGATGGTATTGAAGTCCCCCCCGATCATCCATGGCACACCATCATCAATGCACGCAATCTCTCTTATTTGGTCCCAAAGATCATGTCTCTCCCCTCGAGTGCACTTGGCATATACAGCCGAGATCAAGATAGGATTTGGAAGCCGAGGACACGAGAACCTCCCATGGAGAATTTGCTCCGCGTCCACCTCAATCTCAAAGGTAGCTCCctcctccacaaaaatccagATCTTCCCATTTGAATTCGAGCATTTGAAGGTCAGCCTTAGAGCTCTAGAGAACCACTCCGGGTTTGGAGTAGTGAGAGGCTCCAAAATagcaagaaaaataatatggTAAGTGTCAATTATTCTTTtgaggacgttttgggttgacgcattcgcgatccccctagcgttccaaaataagaaattgagtgacatgattaacaagaaaGGTCCTTACCCGGCAGGCTTGAAGTCCCCCTTTGAAATGCGACAATTGGTAAAGCATCTCCATCACCATCTAGGCCGATCTCCTTAAGGGGAGACTTTGCGCCTATGTTATCAATGTTAGGAGGCATCTCATGATCCAAGTCATCCTCCCTTTCTAACTCGTCCTCCCCGAAGCCCTCATTTTCCATAAGAGAGAAGTATCGATTGGCGGACATGAAGTTTTGGGAGCCTTGTTCACCCCCATCCTTAGTCTTTGCGGGTTGGCCACTCTTCGGTCCCTCAGGGTCGGATGAAATCCGACCCTCGGCATAGCCTCTGTGTGATCCCCCGCGACCCCCTCCTCTGGGAAAAGGATCTAAATGCCGAGCCTCTACTAAGATTGAAGCCCCCTCGGCCACCTCGTCCCTCATCCCCGGCTCGGGAGACGGGCGCCGTGCCACTCCCATCTTGCAACTCGCCCATGATGTCCGGCCCCGACCACTCCCGGTTCAAGGGGACACTTTTATTCGGGATCCTACTCAGTTGTTCCTCCATTTCCTTAGCTTTCCCTTGATGTGTCCGGTCCTTATGATTCGTTATTACGGTTTCCCCTTGCGATCCATGGCCCACATGGTGTTGTTGTTTCGGCGTAACGTTGTTGTAGTTCCTCTTCAGGGGTCGCTCCGCCTTGCCCGCCGCATAGCAAACCTCACTTCTATGGCCGACATGCCTACATTCCATGCAATAGGctgggatcttatcccactttacTTGTTGTATCGTCTCACGGCCACAAATAATTTCCTCGGGTGGAGGCTTTGTGATGTCAATCTCAACGCTAATACGAGCAAAAGAGAGTCTTGACTTGTTGGCCATCGCACGATCCACTTGTATAGGGTTTCCGAGAAGTTTGCCAATGGCAAATAGGGCAGCATGGTCGAATAGGTGAATAGGGAGGCCGATAagattgcaccaaattgccgcgacCAGGGACTCGCAATATGCATcaaaatccggggaccatttgaaaactctcatGGGGTGACGATCAATGAACCTTACCGGAGTACCTTTCGGTCCACTAAGCAATCGGGCATAATCCGCcatgtcctcaaattgaacaagaatatgcttggcattaatgtatttccaagtgaaaccatgactaaatttgatattatctaaAGCCTTTTGTATGTGATGCGAAGCGGGAATGGAATGAGAGAACTTACCAACAATGTCATGACCAAGGCTCGTGGCTAACTTTTGGATTTCCGATCAGGAGAAATAGATTGTCGGGATGTCGTTTGACATAGTTGCAAGGCCGATGCTTTGGATCTTTTCCGGTTCGAAGACCTTCGGCCCTTTGAGGCTCGGGGATTCTCGGACCATATCAGCTATGGTCTTCGGAGCGCTTGAGTTTCCCACGGCCGCCGCATCTCCTTCGGGCCGAGAGTTTGTCAATGGGTTCTTGTTCCGAGCCACCCATGCATTACCATTCTTCTCGGCACAAGCCGCACCTTGGGGTCTGTGGGCCTCGGCAAATTCGGTCATTATCGTGTCAATTTGGTGTATTTTCGAGCCGACATCCGGGAGTTGGTTCGAAGCTGCCAAGGGAATCTTGTTAAGGGCCGAGGAGCTCACCTTGTCCCGAGAGGGGTACTCGTCGAGATTTGGTTGCTGGCTCGGATGCGGTCGACCATTTTCGAACACATCTCGAATTTTCCGTGTTCTACCGCATTCAAGAGGAGGGAAATCCTCCAATGATGGGCCCGTAGCAGCCAAGGAGGGTTCCGAGGTCAGACCGGACACCCATGGAAGTTGAAAGCACGGTCCGGCATTCTTGGTACGGACCACCGACTGGTTGTCGATGCAAAGCGGTTGCGCCGCCATGGAGTCTAGCATCTCCGGCGTGTCTAGGGACACAAGGTTCAGGATGGGGTCGTTTTTTGGCAGCACATAGGCTGCAACGGCTTGTTCATCATGTGATGGCTCGGTTTGGAGAGCCACCAAACTACTTTCagaaagtgattttgttgttgtatcCATTTCGGGCAGTTTGACTTCCACATCCCCCAAGGACACTTGTACTTCGGTTGTACCCTTTACCACGCGCCTTGGACTATGAGGATCCTTAGCCATGGCTTCGCTGACGAAGTCTTCATCAACGTCGGGGTCGTGAGCCGGTTCCGGCGCCGCCGTGGCTGCTCCGTCGCTGAAAAGTGCTCCGTCAGGCGAAGAGTTCTTCACGTGTAGAGATGAGAGTTCGGGCTCCATCGGAATAGACTTCCCCCCGTCCTCCGGTTTGTTGTCATCTTCATCGTCCAACCCTTGGCCGGACATATCCTTGGCCAGATTTAGCTCCTCCAAGAgatttttcttatacttagaGCTCCTTGTTatgttctcttcttcttctttagcCGCGGCTCTCTTGAATTTCGGCTTGGCCCATGGGGAGGGAGTAGTGATGAACTGTTTATTCCCTATGCCTTTCATGGTCTGCCTTGGAGTCGACCTCCTCAGCCTCAAGCGCTCACCAACGCTcctccgagcttccttcttgTATATGGAAGCATTTGTTATGGCCTCTCCGGCAGATTGAAAGACGGCCTCCGGGGGGGCTCTCGTTGGGGTCGGGTTCCTCCATAGGTGTAGGGCACGTTTCGCTTCGGTGGTGTTGGCGGCGGGGAGGTCGCCGGTGACCGTTCGGTGGTGTCCGGACCCCCTAGGATGGTAGAGGGAGTGCCGGGTATACCGTACGACGGTGGTGGCCGCCAGTGACCGTTTTTGTACGTGCAAGGCTTAGAGAGAGAAACTAGAGAGGGGCGAGAGGATTTGGCTGATTGGTCGACTGTTGttgttctttgtgatgttgttTCTTCCATTATGAGCCATAGCAGATACTCCGTTGTTTTTGTGTTGAAGCACTCTTTGTTTTCAGCCGATGGAACCATTTCATAATTGGTCTGAGCATTAGCAGCCTCTAGCTCTGCATTTTTGAGGTATACGAACAAATTCCCAAACACTTCCTTGTTCCATCGTTTCAGTCCCTCTTTGACTAGCCCCAGTTTGATTTGTAGACTTTTCATTCCGAGGAATCCAGTTTCCACGTTCTATAATCTCTTGATTT
It contains:
- the LOC121776068 gene encoding uncharacterized protein LOC121776068, translated to MADYARLLSGPKGTPVRFIDRHPMRVFKWSPDFDAYCESLVAAIWCNLIGLPIHLFDHAALFAIGKLLGNPIQVDRAMANKSRLSFARISVEIDITKPPPEEIICGRETIQQVKWDKIPAYCMECRHVGHRSEVCYAAGKAERPLKRNYNNVTPKQQHHVGHGSQGETVITNHKDRTHQGKAKEMEEQLSRIPNKSVPLNREWSGPDIMGELQDGSGTAPVSRAGDEGRGGRGGFNLSRGSAFRSFSQRRGSRGITQRLCRGSDFIRP